One region of candidate division WOR-3 bacterium genomic DNA includes:
- a CDS encoding GAF domain-containing protein — MTEARRRLSSIIKEDESSTPVNGPEMRTPEDSAGPLHEAAVQMVIEDLKHLWFSGKSLFEVLDVVFETMRHIIPFDRMSVAFYNEETGMVVSRWVRSDTEVKRVDKGYWAELKGSSLEPILRTGRPRIINNLEQHLAARPDSRATQDILKDGVMSNLTCPLRAGDRAIGLLFFSSRKPDNYQPSHIDTFLAVADSLSLAVEKVKYLDDLAQAKHNYAQILYFVAHELKAPLASIVTLGQTLTEGYLGKLTPQQAEKVQRMIANSNYLVNLVRDYLDLSQIETGELRYHPGPAVDLVEEVIRPMVEIQSTAARARGMTIETDLEYLVAPCDATLLKVVFNNLLGNAVRYGRENSKILVRLVRRSFSDYADSGEHVRQYWALFSVRNEGVGFAPEQKQKLFARFQRLNHPEHKGVTGSGLGLYISRQIVIRHGGEITADSEPGKWTEFRFRIPLRQEAPLASTPA; from the coding sequence TTGACTGAGGCGCGTCGCCGGCTATCTTCTATCATCAAGGAAGACGAAAGCTCCACACCCGTGAACGGGCCGGAAATGCGCACCCCGGAAGACTCGGCCGGACCGCTGCACGAGGCCGCGGTGCAGATGGTCATCGAGGACCTGAAGCACCTCTGGTTCTCGGGCAAGTCGCTGTTCGAGGTGCTCGACGTCGTCTTTGAGACGATGCGCCATATCATTCCGTTCGACCGGATGTCGGTGGCCTTCTACAATGAGGAAACCGGCATGGTCGTGTCCCGCTGGGTGCGGAGCGATACCGAGGTGAAACGCGTCGACAAGGGCTACTGGGCAGAACTCAAAGGCTCGTCGCTCGAGCCAATTCTCCGCACCGGCCGGCCCCGTATCATCAACAACCTCGAACAACACCTCGCCGCCCGGCCCGATTCCAGGGCAACCCAGGACATCCTGAAGGACGGCGTGATGTCCAACCTGACCTGCCCGCTGCGCGCCGGCGACCGCGCCATCGGCCTGCTCTTCTTCAGTTCACGCAAGCCCGACAACTACCAGCCCAGCCACATCGACACTTTCCTCGCGGTCGCGGACTCGCTCTCTCTCGCGGTCGAGAAGGTCAAATACCTCGACGACCTTGCCCAGGCCAAGCACAACTACGCCCAGATACTCTATTTCGTCGCCCACGAACTGAAGGCGCCGCTGGCCTCGATTGTGACTCTCGGCCAGACCCTGACCGAAGGCTACCTCGGCAAACTCACGCCCCAACAGGCCGAAAAGGTGCAGCGGATGATTGCGAACTCCAACTACCTGGTCAATCTCGTGCGCGACTACCTCGACCTGTCGCAAATCGAAACCGGCGAACTCCGGTATCATCCCGGCCCGGCCGTGGACCTGGTCGAGGAAGTCATCCGGCCGATGGTGGAAATCCAGTCAACGGCTGCCAGGGCCCGCGGCATGACCATCGAGACCGACCTCGAGTACCTGGTCGCGCCCTGCGACGCAACCCTGCTCAAGGTCGTCTTCAACAACCTGCTCGGCAACGCGGTCCGGTACGGCCGTGAGAATTCGAAGATCCTGGTCCGGCTCGTGCGCCGGAGCTTCTCCGACTACGCTGACTCGGGCGAGCACGTCCGCCAGTACTGGGCGCTCTTCTCGGTACGCAACGAAGGCGTCGGGTTCGCGCCGGAACAGAAGCAGAAACTCTTTGCCCGGTTCCAGCGCCTCAACCATCCCGAACACAAGGGCGTGACCGGTTCCGGCCTGGGCCTGTACATCTCGCGCCAGATAGTCATACGGCACGGCGGCGAGATCACGGCCGATTCCGAACCGGGCAAGTGGACCGAGTTCCGGTTCCGCATCCCGCTCCGGCAGGAAGCCCCCCTGGCGAGCACGCCAGCGTAG
- a CDS encoding iron hydrogenase yields MASVVHIMERYEAGSGVKKALSLSRTEVIRVVRESGIRGRGGAGFPTAVKWNLCAVAQSPKKFLVCNADEGEPGTFKDRLLLTERPEVLLDGITIGGYAIGARLGVIYLRAEYAYMRPGLEAALAERRKNKLLGKKVLGKDFDFDIEIRMGAGAYVCGEETALIESLEGSRGEPRNRPPYPVNTGLVGVPTSVNNVETLIACAHILVKGPEWFRKLGTDVSTGSKLLSISGDCKRPGVYEVGFGTSVRDILKLVEGEGAKAVQVGGASGRTVPAAQFARKLGFEDLATGGSVIVIGQQRDMLHVAENFLDFFVEESCGQCTPCREGNPKLLEGVHLLKQGRCSINYLRELQNLGRTMQAASKCGLGQSSANAFLDITEHFRSEILGRVPATKE; encoded by the coding sequence ATGGCTAGCGTCGTTCATATCATGGAGCGCTACGAAGCCGGCTCGGGCGTGAAGAAGGCGCTTTCGCTGTCGCGGACCGAGGTCATCCGGGTCGTGCGTGAGTCCGGCATCCGCGGTCGCGGCGGCGCCGGGTTCCCGACCGCGGTGAAGTGGAATCTCTGCGCGGTGGCCCAGTCCCCGAAGAAGTTCCTCGTCTGCAACGCCGACGAGGGCGAGCCGGGTACTTTCAAGGACCGGTTGCTCCTGACCGAGCGGCCCGAGGTGCTGCTCGACGGCATCACCATCGGCGGCTACGCCATCGGCGCCAGGCTCGGGGTCATCTACCTGCGTGCCGAGTATGCCTACATGCGGCCCGGGCTGGAGGCCGCGCTGGCGGAGCGGCGCAAGAACAAGCTGCTCGGCAAGAAAGTGCTGGGCAAGGACTTCGACTTCGACATCGAAATCCGCATGGGCGCCGGCGCCTACGTCTGCGGCGAAGAGACCGCCCTCATCGAGTCGCTTGAGGGCTCACGCGGCGAGCCGCGCAACCGGCCGCCCTACCCGGTGAACACCGGGCTGGTTGGCGTTCCGACCTCGGTGAACAACGTCGAGACGCTCATCGCCTGCGCGCACATACTCGTCAAAGGACCGGAGTGGTTCAGGAAGCTGGGTACCGACGTCTCAACCGGATCGAAGCTGCTGTCGATATCCGGCGACTGCAAGCGCCCTGGCGTCTATGAAGTCGGTTTTGGCACCAGCGTCAGGGACATCCTGAAACTCGTCGAGGGCGAGGGAGCCAAGGCAGTGCAGGTAGGCGGCGCCTCGGGGCGGACGGTCCCGGCGGCGCAATTCGCCCGCAAGCTGGGCTTTGAGGACCTCGCGACCGGAGGCTCGGTCATCGTCATCGGCCAGCAGCGGGATATGCTGCACGTGGCCGAGAACTTCCTCGACTTCTTCGTCGAGGAGTCCTGCGGCCAGTGCACCCCCTGCCGTGAGGGCAACCCGAAACTGCTGGAGGGCGTGCACCTGTTGAAGCAGGGACGCTGCTCCATCAACTATCTGCGCGAGCTGCAGAATCTAGGGCGCACGATGCAGGCCGCGTCCAAGTGCGGCCTGGGACAATCGAGCGCCAATGCGTTCCTCGACATCACCGAGCACTTCCGGTCGGAAATCCTGGGCCGCGTGCCCGCGACGAAGGAGTAG
- a CDS encoding T9SS type A sorting domain-containing protein — protein MLRTLCVLYVLCSPFCLAQPYRCDWSVVGFGGGEMTGNYKCGSTVGQTAAGPIAGANYWALIGFWQPEGATGVREAQWSSGQAFKTRLYRPFPTPAARSVTIRYTLDAEHQTLLQVHDLTGRVVRTLCASSMKRGAYSVVWDGRDQNGRSLANGVYFVRLVAGDYRATEKVVLQR, from the coding sequence ATGCTCAGAACTCTCTGTGTCCTCTACGTTCTCTGTAGTCCATTCTGTCTCGCCCAGCCCTACAGGTGTGACTGGAGCGTGGTGGGGTTTGGGGGCGGGGAGATGACGGGCAACTACAAGTGCGGCTCGACCGTCGGCCAGACCGCAGCCGGGCCCATTGCGGGCGCGAACTACTGGGCGCTGATCGGCTTCTGGCAGCCGGAGGGTGCGACCGGTGTGAGAGAGGCCCAGTGGTCCAGCGGTCAAGCGTTCAAAACGAGGTTGTACCGTCCATTCCCGACTCCCGCTGCACGCAGCGTGACGATCCGCTACACGCTGGACGCTGAACACCAGACGCTCCTGCAGGTGCATGACCTGACCGGCAGGGTTGTCCGGACGCTCTGCGCATCGAGCATGAAGCGTGGCGCCTACAGCGTTGTCTGGGACGGCCGCGACCAGAATGGCCGCAGTCTTGCCAACGGCGTCTACTTCGTCCGCCTTGTGGCCGGCGACTACCGGGCGACGGAGAAGGTGGTGCTGCAGAGGTAG
- a CDS encoding response regulator → MPKVLIVDDDPDIVDSLQLILSAEGYVVATATSREEAMRGVDKEKPDLIILDVMMEQPDDGFVVAQDLRHKGVKTPIIILSSIGHVTGYKFGKDSEMAPVDEFVSKPVAPKDLVAKVKKFLRK, encoded by the coding sequence ATGCCGAAGGTACTGATCGTTGACGACGACCCGGATATCGTCGATTCCCTGCAGCTCATCCTCTCGGCCGAGGGATATGTGGTGGCCACCGCCACGAGCAGGGAAGAGGCTATGCGTGGAGTCGACAAAGAGAAACCCGACCTCATCATACTCGATGTGATGATGGAGCAGCCGGATGACGGGTTCGTGGTTGCCCAGGATCTGCGCCACAAGGGTGTGAAGACGCCGATCATCATCCTGTCCTCCATCGGCCACGTGACCGGCTACAAGTTCGGTAAGGATTCCGAAATGGCGCCGGTAGACGAGTTTGTGTCCAAGCCGGTTGCGCCCAAAGACCTGGTCGCCAAGGTCAAGAAGTTCCTGAGGAAATGA
- a CDS encoding acetyltransferase, with translation MAAIVRLLALEARDLGLVERWLRAEHVRRYWGDPAPVAVELSRLPPSARASLIEADGRKVGLIVRQHPTREELDVAGLHDIPETVVDIDIMVGEAAEQNRGVGRAAIRLIANEALADPNVPLVMAATMVENVASRRAFAAAGFSEEREFDDVPYGRCLLMTRRRGAAGGDSPKHRD, from the coding sequence ATGGCGGCAATCGTCAGGCTCCTCGCGCTGGAAGCCCGCGACCTTGGCCTTGTCGAGCGCTGGCTGCGCGCCGAACACGTCCGGCGCTACTGGGGCGACCCGGCCCCTGTCGCGGTCGAACTCAGCCGGTTGCCGCCCTCGGCGCGCGCCTCACTCATCGAGGCGGACGGACGCAAGGTCGGCCTTATCGTCCGGCAGCACCCGACGCGGGAGGAGCTGGACGTCGCCGGGCTGCACGACATCCCGGAGACCGTCGTTGACATTGACATAATGGTCGGCGAGGCGGCCGAGCAGAACCGAGGCGTGGGCCGGGCGGCGATTCGGCTTATCGCCAACGAGGCGTTGGCCGACCCCAATGTGCCGCTCGTGATGGCGGCGACAATGGTCGAGAACGTCGCGTCGCGCCGGGCGTTCGCCGCGGCCGGGTTCAGCGAGGAACGGGAGTTCGACGATGTCCCTTATGGGCGCTGCCTGCTGATGACGCGCCGCCGAGGCGCTGCCGGTGGCGATTCACCAAAGCACCGTGACTGA
- a CDS encoding 2Fe-2S iron-sulfur cluster binding domain-containing protein, giving the protein MTVLAGKPGDIGGLVSVKMDDLDIKVPFGTTILDAAKTVGIRIPTLCYHEDLCLAGVCRICVVEVAKQRTLQTACTFPITEPITVSTTSQRVRQARRHVLDLILSKHYGECYSCFRNNNCELQALAKEYGVDFFRFGHPDKPRFEVDRSSYSVVRDMNKCVVCRRCVRTCIDLQSVGVLTAAKRSDKTRIETFEDRPLADVICINCGQCINRCPTGALRAKDPSDEIWAGIDDPKKHVVMQTAPSPRAAIAEEFGFKAGTSMTGEMNTALRRAGFDMVFDTNTTADLTIIEEGTELLTRLYKALVKKEETFVPQFTSCSPGWVKFIEHFYPEYLPYMSSCKSPQQMFGALIKSYYAQKQNINPADIVTVSLMPCSAKKFEANRPEMRSTGYKDVDYGLTTRETAQMIREAGIDLPHMPKSQFDLPFGDASGAGLIFGASGGVMEAALRTVVEVVTGLKAEQVFTDANIIPVRGFEGIKYMEIKVPQTGPMLDLFKPLIKKGKLGKDWSWLKGATLKVAVAHGTANARKVMEDIKAGGQFAGCHFIEFMACPGGCLGGGGQPIPTSPAIRAARAKAIYSEDMGLPIRKSHENPHVLKLYSEFLTDGPCGEVSHKYLHTHYTPRGDYLV; this is encoded by the coding sequence ATGACCGTCCTGGCGGGCAAGCCGGGCGACATCGGCGGCCTTGTCTCGGTCAAGATGGACGATCTCGACATCAAGGTGCCGTTCGGCACCACCATCCTCGACGCGGCCAAGACCGTCGGTATCCGCATCCCGACGCTCTGCTACCATGAGGACCTCTGCCTTGCCGGTGTCTGTCGCATCTGCGTGGTGGAAGTGGCCAAACAACGTACGCTCCAGACCGCCTGCACATTTCCCATCACCGAGCCGATCACGGTCAGCACGACCAGCCAGCGCGTCCGCCAGGCGCGCCGCCACGTTCTCGACCTCATCCTCTCGAAGCACTACGGCGAGTGCTACTCCTGCTTCCGCAACAACAACTGCGAGTTGCAGGCGCTGGCCAAGGAGTACGGCGTCGATTTCTTCCGCTTTGGCCACCCGGACAAGCCCCGGTTCGAAGTCGACCGCTCCAGTTACTCGGTCGTGCGCGACATGAACAAGTGCGTCGTCTGCCGGCGGTGCGTCCGCACCTGCATCGACCTGCAGTCGGTCGGCGTCCTGACCGCGGCCAAGCGCAGCGACAAGACGCGGATCGAGACCTTCGAGGACCGGCCGCTCGCCGACGTCATCTGCATCAACTGCGGCCAGTGCATCAACCGCTGCCCGACCGGCGCGCTCCGGGCCAAAGACCCATCGGACGAGATCTGGGCGGGTATCGATGACCCGAAAAAGCACGTCGTGATGCAGACCGCGCCCAGCCCGCGCGCCGCCATTGCCGAGGAGTTCGGTTTCAAGGCCGGCACTTCGATGACCGGCGAAATGAACACCGCGCTGCGGCGCGCCGGGTTCGACATGGTCTTCGACACCAATACCACGGCCGACCTCACCATCATCGAGGAAGGCACCGAGCTCCTGACACGGCTCTACAAGGCGCTGGTCAAGAAGGAAGAGACGTTCGTGCCCCAGTTCACCTCCTGCTCGCCGGGCTGGGTCAAGTTCATCGAGCACTTCTACCCTGAGTACCTGCCCTACATGTCGAGCTGCAAATCGCCGCAGCAGATGTTCGGCGCGCTCATCAAGAGCTACTACGCCCAGAAGCAGAACATCAACCCGGCCGACATCGTGACCGTTTCGCTGATGCCGTGCTCGGCCAAGAAGTTCGAGGCGAACCGGCCGGAGATGCGTTCGACCGGGTACAAGGATGTGGACTACGGCCTCACCACCCGCGAGACCGCGCAGATGATAAGGGAGGCAGGGATCGACCTGCCGCACATGCCCAAGTCGCAGTTCGACCTGCCGTTCGGCGACGCTTCGGGCGCCGGCCTCATCTTCGGCGCCTCCGGCGGTGTGATGGAAGCGGCGCTCCGGACCGTGGTCGAGGTGGTGACGGGCTTGAAGGCCGAGCAGGTCTTCACCGACGCCAACATCATCCCGGTGCGCGGGTTTGAGGGCATCAAGTACATGGAGATCAAGGTGCCGCAGACCGGCCCGATGCTCGATTTGTTCAAGCCGCTCATCAAGAAAGGCAAGCTGGGCAAGGACTGGTCGTGGCTCAAAGGTGCGACACTCAAGGTTGCGGTGGCGCACGGGACGGCCAACGCCCGCAAAGTGATGGAAGACATCAAGGCGGGGGGGCAGTTTGCCGGCTGCCACTTCATCGAGTTCATGGCCTGCCCGGGCGGATGCCTCGGCGGCGGCGGCCAACCGATTCCCACTTCGCCCGCCATTCGCGCGGCCCGGGCCAAGGCGATCTACTCCGAGGATATGGGCCTGCCCATCCGCAAATCGCACGAGAACCCGCACGTGCTGAAACTCTACTCGGAGTTCCTCACCGACGGGCCGTGCGGCGAGGTGAGCCACAAGTACCTGCACACTCACTACACTCCCCGCGGCGACTACCTCGTCTAG
- a CDS encoding flavodoxin family protein: MNHVLVLEGSPRKGNTSAVTDWVLAGMGKGNKVTRVKLCELDIHPCQACLACTKTKGAPGCAQGDDMTELYDKMIDADLVLWTSPIYCWSVTARVKSALERCFALLTGEGLLKGSKWALVLTAGGDAFDGADLAVQVFARFSRYAGIEYLGQHVAAPCPDGAKLAASAALRSSARGFGKELAKALRAK; the protein is encoded by the coding sequence ATGAATCACGTTCTTGTGCTCGAAGGAAGCCCGAGGAAGGGAAACACGAGCGCGGTGACCGATTGGGTGCTGGCCGGTATGGGCAAGGGCAACAAGGTGACGCGGGTGAAGTTGTGTGAGCTGGATATCCACCCATGTCAGGCGTGTCTTGCGTGCACGAAGACCAAGGGAGCGCCCGGTTGCGCACAGGGTGACGACATGACCGAGCTGTACGACAAGATGATCGACGCCGACCTCGTGCTCTGGACCAGCCCGATCTATTGCTGGAGCGTGACCGCCCGGGTCAAGTCGGCCTTGGAGCGGTGTTTTGCGCTGTTGACCGGCGAGGGTTTGCTGAAGGGGAGCAAGTGGGCACTGGTGCTGACCGCGGGTGGCGATGCGTTCGACGGCGCGGACCTGGCGGTGCAAGTGTTCGCACGGTTCTCACGCTACGCCGGCATAGAGTACTTGGGCCAGCACGTAGCCGCGCCCTGCCCGGATGGTGCGAAGCTCGCGGCGAGCGCCGCGCTCAGGAGCAGCGCTAGGGGCTTTGGCAAGGAGCTGGCGAAGGCGCTGAGGGCGAAGTAG
- the nuoE gene encoding NADH-quinone oxidoreductase subunit NuoE: MLATERESLRHEIAELAEKYEHKRDGMMPILEAVQEKYHCVSDFAMQEIARQLGVFPTEVYGVASFYSFLSTEPRGKFAIRLCRTLSCDFVGKKEVARQLENELGIGFGRTTQDGLFSLEYCNCLGMCDHGPAMLVNNDVYTEVSPELVSEILEKYRRMFGPASQLEEKEAHHG; the protein is encoded by the coding sequence ATGCTGGCAACTGAAAGAGAATCGCTCCGCCACGAAATCGCGGAATTGGCGGAGAAGTACGAGCACAAGCGCGACGGGATGATGCCGATCCTCGAGGCCGTACAGGAGAAGTACCATTGCGTTTCCGACTTTGCGATGCAGGAGATTGCCCGCCAACTCGGGGTGTTCCCGACCGAGGTTTACGGCGTGGCTTCTTTCTATTCTTTCCTTTCGACCGAGCCGCGGGGGAAGTTCGCCATCCGGCTCTGCCGCACCCTTTCCTGTGACTTCGTGGGCAAGAAGGAGGTTGCGCGTCAGCTCGAGAACGAGCTGGGCATCGGGTTCGGCCGCACGACCCAGGACGGGCTTTTCTCACTCGAGTACTGCAACTGCCTGGGCATGTGCGACCACGGCCCGGCCATGCTCGTGAACAATGACGTCTACACCGAGGTCAGCCCGGAACTGGTATCGGAAATCCTCGAGAAGTACCGGAGAATGTTCGGCCCGGCCTCGCAACTGGAAGAGAAGGAGGCGCACCATGGCTAG